The Calothrix sp. PCC 7507 DNA segment GAACCAAAAGGCGCAGTACAGGAAATCCAAGCGCCTGTTGGTGGTGTCGTTAAAGAAATTTATGTCAATGATGGTCAGCGAGTTAAAAAAGGTCAAATTCTGATTAGTCTAGAACAAGTTTCCTCCCAAGCAGAACTAACATCATTACAGAAAAGTCGTGCTGTTAGTTTGCAACAAAAACAAGCTTTAGAACAAGAAAACAATTTTTATTATAACCAACTTAAAGGTAGAATTACTCCTCAAGAAATTACACAACAAACAACATTATTAGGAATTAAGCCAGAGTTAGCATTTTTGATGAAAAGTCGCGTTGCTTATGCAGCCGAAAATCAGCTCTACCGCGCCCAGCTAAAAGGTTCTATTACTGGACTTACTCTCACACCAGAACAACAATTACGTTTGCAAACTCGCCAAACTGAATCATCATCCCGCTTAGAAACTGCCAATTTAGAAACAGGACAAATTCAACAGCAATTTTTTCAAAACCAGGCACAGTTAACCAGCGCAAAGGAGTTACTCACAATTGATCAAAAAATTCTGCATAAATTTGAACCTTTAGCAAAAGCAGGAGCTATTTCACAAGTGCAATATTTAAAGCAGCAGCAGGATATTAGCACTAAACAAGCAGAAGTTATTCGCCTAACTAAAGAACAACAACGATTGCAATTAGCACTAAATCAGTCAAATGAAAAAATGCGGAATAGTGCTGCATTGTCTCAAGAGGATGTATTAGCTAGAATTACGGTAAATGACAAAGGTATTGCTGAAATTGAGAGCCAGTTAACTAGGGTAATTTTAGATAATCAAAAACGAATTTTAGAGATTAAGAATCAAATTGGTGAAATTGATAGTAAATTAACTCATGCAAAAGAAACTTTGAAGTATCAAAAAATTACTTCTCCAGTTAATGGAACGGTTTTTGAACTCAAAGCTAAATCTTCAGGGTTTGTCGTCAACACCAGCGAACCGATTTTAAAAATTGTTCCTGATGATAACCTAATTGCAAAAGTATACATCACCAATAAAGATATTGGTTTTGTTAAAGAAGGACAAAAAGTTGATGTGAGAATTGATTCTTTCCCCTTTCAAGAATATGGAGATATTAAAGGAGAATTAATCAAAATCGGTTCAGATGCTTTACCTCCCGACCAAGTTTATCAGTATTGGCGTTTTTCTGCTAAGGTGCGTTTGAGCGGGCAAGCTTTGTTAATTAATTCTCGTCAAGTACCTTTGCAGTCGGGGATGTCGATTAATGCTAATGTTAAATTGCGACAACGGACTGTGATGAGTATTTTCACAGATTTTATGGTTCAAAAAGCTGAAAGTTTGAAGACTGTGCGTTGAAGGAAAATTCTCATTTTGCTACTTCGCAAACCTCACAACATGTTACCCAAACTTTAAGCTACCCCATATCCAGTATATGAACGTTTATAAAAAATTAAACGCAGATAAACGCAGATAAACGCAGATAAATTTGTACTTCACTAGATTAGGAAACGCTATAAGTAATTCTTTTTTAACAGCTTCATGAAATAAGTCTTTGGCTGACATTTATGCTTAAGAGGCTTTTAGATCAATTTTAAATTATTCATCATTGGCGATCGCCTAGGGGGATGTCACTACACCACAACTGGAGTTAGATTGTATAGCTCCACCACCACCGGGCACAGATGCCACCAATTGAACTTTACCATCCGCATTTATTACCCATCCTTGTGCTTCCACAATGGTTTGTGGCGTTGGTTGTGGCGTAATTTCTGCTTTTATCTCCTGATTCCCCTCATCTAATGTCACCCAATTAGTAATCACCGCCCGTCCCCGCAAAGGTTCATCAGGGTTTAATGGTAAACCTCCTCTTCCTGTGGAGATGAAGTGGCTGGCGGTTTTTCCTTTGGGGGTGCAGCCTTGTGCAATTTGCTGCGATACATCAACTAAGTTAGTGGGTAGTTCGGTTAAACCTCCACTAGGGTCAAGATCAGGGGTTTTTAGGGTAACTTTACCCGGTGAATTAAAATCAGAACTAGCATCGATGTCATTAGTTCCATTTCCTAAAATTGCTTTACCTTCAGTTAATCCAAAGATTCTTTCGGCTGTAATTATAATATTACCTCCCCGACCAAAAGCAGCGCTAGCAATGATGTCATTATCTTCTCTGGGATATGCCACAACAAAACCGCGATCGGCATCAATATTAATGTTACCTCCAGTCGCTGTTCCTCTTGCTTGAGCCGAGATCCGACTACCATTTTGCATTAACAATAATTTTAAGCCTTGTAACTTAATATTCGCTCCTTCCTCACCATTAGTAATGGCAGTTTCTGCAGTTATATTGCCGTTATTTAAATTAATCTTTTTGGCAGTGACAGTCAAATTCCCTGCTTGTCCTTGAGGAGCGCTAACTGTTGCTCTGGCACTATCTTTAATAGTTAATTTTTCCGTTTCAATTGTTAAATTACCACCTTTTCCATTACTTATAGCTCCTGCTGATACTGCTCCATTGCCTTGCAAGGTGACGGAATTTGGTGCTTTGATTAACACGTTACCCCCTTGACCACTACTAGAAGTAGAAGCAGAAATTTCTGCCCCATCTTGGAAGTTAACGGTTAAGTTGTCTCCATTGCCATAGGCTTGAAGGGTGAGATTTCCGCCTTTTGCAGCACCTTCAGTTCCTGCAGATATATTGCTGTCACCTGTCATAATTATTTGAGCAGCATTCACACTCACACTACCGCCAACACCAGATGTTTCTTGAGAAGCAGTGGCGACAGATATCCGTCCAGCATTGATAACCTTTAATAATGGCGTGTCAATTTTTACTTGACCACCAACACCAGCGCCTTGGGTACGAGCAAATAAACCACTATTAAGGTCAGACAACTTCACTTCCTGAGTAGCACTGATGGCTATGTCACCTGCTTTTCCACTACTGGAGGTGTTTGTCAGCATCTGACCACCCCCTGTGGCTTCCACAGTGTTGGCGTTGATGACGATATCGCCGCCTCTAGAGGAATTTAAGGTTCTAGCACTCAATGTAGCTTTGTCAAAAATACGCAGTTGAGGGGTGGTAACGTTGATATTTCCGCCTCGACCACTATCAATTCCTTCCGTACCAGAAAGCAAGCCACTTAAAGAGCTAGAATTAGGACTGACTCCCGCAATGGTGACAGCATCTGATGCTTGCACTCGAATATTACCGGCATTTCCTGCCCCTAAGGTGAGTGATTGCACAACACCGCCTTTGTTTAGAGACAAAGAACGGGTTTGAATATCAATATTGCCACTATTACCTGTAGTTTCTGGCCCTACTCCAGTCAGGATAGAACCATTTTTCATCTCAATATCGTTGGCTTGGACGAAGATATTGCCTCCCTTCCCAGTCCCAAAAGTCGTTGCTGCAATTACTCCTTGGTCTTGAATGGTTAACTTTCCGGTTTGAATGGTGATGACTCCGCCGTTTCCAGCATTTGGTATTTGTCCAGAGGTTTGAGTAAATAATCCTGTAGGAAAATTCACGTCACCAAACTGACGAGAAAAAGCCAGGGGTGGAATGTAGCCACTGAGTTTTACTCCTGATGGTAGTCCAGAACCGGGTGCTGCAAATAATCCTTGTTGAGTGTATGCAAAGCGAACAATTTCAGAACTGGAACCGCCCAGAGTCACAAACTCTGGTGCAATGATTGTTAAGTTTCCTCCTTTACCTTGAGTTGCAGTGGAGGTTGAGACTTGAGTCCCTTCGCTTAAAGAAACTGACTGTGCGCGAATTTCTATATTCCCACTTTTACCCGCACCATTTGTACTTGTAGAGATGATACTGTTAGCAGTAGCAAAGGCTCCGTTGGTAGTCACAGTGATGTTGCCTGACTCTGTACCGCCGTAGCTAATGAGTGAACCTGTAGTGATGTCGTTTTTGGCAGTAACAGCAATTGTTCCGCCCTTTCCAGAAAGTCCGTCAGGATTTAGTGGTGATTGAGTACTAACCGAGAAAGCAAAGACATCTTTTGTTTGAATCTTACCGTTAGGAGCAGTGAGAGTAACTGTACCTGCATTACCAGAATTGCCTACATAATTCACGAGAGAATAAGAGTTAACCCCACCCAAATTAGTATTACCGTTGACAGTTGTGAGGGCAATATCTCCACCATTGGCAGCGTTACCTGCTGCTGCGGAAGAATGTGAATTAAAACCATAGGGTACTGTAATATCTCCTAGTGCTGTTAAGGTAATTGCACCACCACTGCTAGAATTACCAAAACTAACTTCGGAGAAACTGTCAATGCCGAAAATGCCATTGACTTGAATGTTACCTTGAGGAGCATTCAGGTTAACGTTTCCCCCGTTGCCAATATTGCCAAATCTGGCAAAGATATTAGAGCGGATACTACCTATCTCAATGTTGCCGTTGGATGTAATGAGGTTAACTGCTCCCCCATTACCAGAAATGGCATTACTTTTGCTATCAATATTTGAATTTGGATCGTTGTCGTTGTCGTTATATATACTAGAATCGATACTACCAGTAACTTTAATCCCATTAGGGGCTGTTAGTGTGATTGTGCCAGCATTGCCAATATTGCCCGTTTGGATAAATTCGTCATAAGGGCTACCCGACGTTAACCAAGCTTGAGTAGAAATTGTGGGGCTAAAATTATAATTACTGGCAATGTCAATGCGATCGCCTGCACTAATACTAACTCTTCCCCCGTTACCAACGCTAGCATCGCTAATTGAAATACCCGACAAACTACCTAAATTCCCTGTAGAAGAGGCATCTAAATCGCCTCTCATCTTCAAGCTCCCGGCAGAAATGTTAACTAGTATATCGCCACCATCCCCACTACTCCCAAAGTTTGCGTAAGAGTTAG contains these protein-coding regions:
- a CDS encoding HlyD family efflux transporter periplasmic adaptor subunit, producing the protein MNIQSQFEQPVLLEQSPTWSRLIAWTIIGVSSFTLIWASVFKIEESINVTGKLEPKGAVQEIQAPVGGVVKEIYVNDGQRVKKGQILISLEQVSSQAELTSLQKSRAVSLQQKQALEQENNFYYNQLKGRITPQEITQQTTLLGIKPELAFLMKSRVAYAAENQLYRAQLKGSITGLTLTPEQQLRLQTRQTESSSRLETANLETGQIQQQFFQNQAQLTSAKELLTIDQKILHKFEPLAKAGAISQVQYLKQQQDISTKQAEVIRLTKEQQRLQLALNQSNEKMRNSAALSQEDVLARITVNDKGIAEIESQLTRVILDNQKRILEIKNQIGEIDSKLTHAKETLKYQKITSPVNGTVFELKAKSSGFVVNTSEPILKIVPDDNLIAKVYITNKDIGFVKEGQKVDVRIDSFPFQEYGDIKGELIKIGSDALPPDQVYQYWRFSAKVRLSGQALLINSRQVPLQSGMSINANVKLRQRTVMSIFTDFMVQKAESLKTVR
- a CDS encoding S-layer family protein, which codes for MARFWQYLVSISTLFTSSFLINLNTDAFAQSITLDGSLGTPGTLTGPDYVIPQAAGQAVGNNLFHSFGQFNLNSNEAAIFQSNPNIQNILSRVTGGNQSVIDGLIRTQSGVNLFLINPSGIIFGQNARLDVGGSFVASTANALQFGNLGFFSATDKNVPSPLLTINPSAFLFNQIKAASIINNSIASAGQTPAGSPLTGLRVPDGQSLRFVGGDVDSSGGDLVALSGQVEISGNNLAVKNIATAGYFGNPGGAITLNAKNNINITGDLNSFAFARVDNAGNGGAITLKATDNINITGDLNSWAFTNVGNTGNGGAIALTAERGDINIKGTLDSSALSNTGNPGNAGSITLNAPTGSIKMTGDLNAYSYSDKYSQFFRAGNGGKITLNAANGININGNIAANSYANFGSSGDGGDILVNISAGSLKMRGDLDASSTGNLGSLSGISISDASVGNGGRVSISAGDRIDIASNYNFSPTISTQAWLTSGSPYDEFIQTGNIGNAGTITLTAPNGIKVTGSIDSSIYNDNDNDPNSNIDSKSNAISGNGGAVNLITSNGNIEIGSIRSNIFARFGNIGNGGNVNLNAPQGNIQVNGIFGIDSFSEVSFGNSSSGGAITLTALGDITVPYGFNSHSSAAAGNAANGGDIALTTVNGNTNLGGVNSYSLVNYVGNSGNAGTVTLTAPNGKIQTKDVFAFSVSTQSPLNPDGLSGKGGTIAVTAKNDITTGSLISYGGTESGNITVTTNGAFATANSIISTSTNGAGKSGNIEIRAQSVSLSEGTQVSTSTATQGKGGNLTIIAPEFVTLGGSSSEIVRFAYTQQGLFAAPGSGLPSGVKLSGYIPPLAFSRQFGDVNFPTGLFTQTSGQIPNAGNGGVITIQTGKLTIQDQGVIAATTFGTGKGGNIFVQANDIEMKNGSILTGVGPETTGNSGNIDIQTRSLSLNKGGVVQSLTLGAGNAGNIRVQASDAVTIAGVSPNSSSLSGLLSGTEGIDSGRGGNINVTTPQLRIFDKATLSARTLNSSRGGDIVINANTVEATGGGQMLTNTSSSGKAGDIAISATQEVKLSDLNSGLFARTQGAGVGGQVKIDTPLLKVINAGRISVATASQETSGVGGSVSVNAAQIIMTGDSNISAGTEGAAKGGNLTLQAYGNGDNLTVNFQDGAEISASTSSSGQGGNVLIKAPNSVTLQGNGAVSAGAISNGKGGNLTIETEKLTIKDSARATVSAPQGQAGNLTVTAKKINLNNGNITAETAITNGEEGANIKLQGLKLLLMQNGSRISAQARGTATGGNINIDADRGFVVAYPREDNDIIASAAFGRGGNIIITAERIFGLTEGKAILGNGTNDIDASSDFNSPGKVTLKTPDLDPSGGLTELPTNLVDVSQQIAQGCTPKGKTASHFISTGRGGLPLNPDEPLRGRAVITNWVTLDEGNQEIKAEITPQPTPQTIVEAQGWVINADGKVQLVASVPGGGGAIQSNSSCGVVTSP